The following are from one region of the Amedibacterium intestinale genome:
- a CDS encoding carbohydrate ABC transporter permease, which translates to MTKKKAERRFVFWCLAPAVLLVTLFIAIPTIDVFRTAFYQKSNFVSEETFAGLFNFKLLFQDPRFIESMQNSILYVVLITILTLILAVLFATLLTRENFKGKNFFRVIFYIPNILSIVVIAGIFSAIYAPSNGILNSFLSAIGLGFLQQQWMGNPDIINYAIIAALVWQAIGYYMVMYMASMSSIPENLYEAAALEGAGKVKQFFMITLPLIWNNIRTTLTFFVISTINLSFMFVQLTSEGNLGSESALNYMYNNAFAGKYGFGMAVGACIFLFSFALSAILNKVTERDVLEY; encoded by the coding sequence ATGACAAAGAAGAAAGCAGAAAGAAGGTTTGTCTTTTGGTGTCTGGCACCAGCTGTATTGCTTGTAACATTATTTATTGCGATACCGACAATTGATGTCTTTCGAACAGCGTTTTATCAGAAAAGCAACTTTGTAAGTGAAGAAACATTTGCTGGATTGTTTAACTTTAAACTTTTATTCCAAGATCCAAGATTCATAGAATCTATGCAAAACTCAATTTTATATGTAGTGCTTATCACTATTCTTACATTAATACTGGCAGTATTGTTTGCAACTTTACTGACAAGAGAAAATTTCAAAGGTAAAAATTTCTTCCGCGTTATTTTCTATATTCCAAATATTTTGAGTATTGTTGTTATTGCAGGTATTTTCTCAGCTATTTATGCACCTAGCAATGGTATTTTAAATTCATTTTTATCTGCTATTGGTTTAGGATTTTTGCAACAGCAATGGATGGGAAACCCAGATATTATCAACTATGCAATTATTGCAGCTCTAGTATGGCAGGCAATTGGATATTACATGGTTATGTATATGGCAAGTATGTCCAGCATTCCAGAAAACCTTTATGAAGCAGCAGCACTGGAAGGCGCTGGTAAGGTTAAACAATTCTTTATGATTACACTTCCTCTTATTTGGAATAACATTCGTACAACATTAACTTTCTTTGTTATTTCTACGATTAACTTAAGTTTTATGTTTGTTCAGTTGACTTCTGAAGGTAACCTTGGAAGTGAATCAGCACTTAACTATATGTATAACAATGCTTTTGCTGGAAAATATGGATTTGGTATGGCTGTTGGAGCTTGTATCTTCCTATTCTCCTTTGCCCTTTCTGCTATTTTGAATAAAGTAACGGAAAGAGATGTTTTAGAATATTAG
- a CDS encoding carbohydrate ABC transporter permease produces MKKEKFSIYKIFVYVALFALAISIIVPIVWVFFASLKSQLELVSGNPFALPADWLWSNFVDAFQKARMGDYLLNTVEVTAMALVMLLVIALPASYVLARFNFIGKKFLNALFMAGLFVNVNYIVLPIFLMFFKADTLLGFDLFLNNKFFLALVYAATSLPFTIYLLTGYFKTLPKAYEEAARIDGCGYFKTMTKIMIPMARPSIITVILFQFLSFWNEYIIAFTFMDKENATLAVGVKYLMADSKSQANFGVMYAGLVIVMLPTLILYILVQKKLTQGMSLGGLKD; encoded by the coding sequence ATGAAAAAAGAGAAGTTTTCGATTTATAAAATATTTGTTTATGTTGCTCTTTTTGCTTTGGCAATTTCTATCATCGTACCGATTGTATGGGTGTTCTTTGCAAGTTTAAAAAGTCAGCTAGAATTAGTTAGTGGAAATCCTTTTGCTTTACCTGCTGACTGGCTATGGTCCAATTTTGTAGATGCTTTCCAAAAAGCAAGAATGGGAGATTATTTATTAAATACAGTTGAAGTTACTGCTATGGCACTGGTTATGTTGCTGGTAATTGCACTTCCTGCATCTTATGTGCTGGCAAGATTTAATTTTATAGGAAAGAAATTTTTAAATGCCTTATTTATGGCAGGATTGTTTGTTAATGTAAATTATATCGTTCTTCCTATCTTTTTGATGTTTTTTAAAGCAGATACATTGCTGGGATTTGATTTGTTTTTAAATAATAAATTCTTTTTAGCATTAGTATATGCCGCAACATCACTTCCATTTACAATTTATCTTTTGACAGGATATTTTAAAACACTTCCAAAAGCATATGAGGAAGCTGCACGTATTGATGGATGTGGTTACTTTAAAACAATGACAAAAATTATGATTCCAATGGCTAGACCAAGTATCATTACCGTTATCTTATTCCAGTTTCTTTCTTTCTGGAATGAATATATCATTGCATTTACATTCATGGATAAAGAAAATGCAACGCTTGCAGTTGGGGTAAAATACTTAATGGCTGATTCTAAATCACAGGCAAACTTTGGTGTTATGTATGCAGGTTTAGTAATTGTAATGTTACCAACTTTAATACTTTATATTTTAGTACAGAAAAAATTAACACAAGGTATGAGCCTTGGTGGATTAAAAGATTAG
- a CDS encoding carbohydrate ABC transporter substrate-binding protein, giving the protein MKKLVALTCAGLMAASVVTGCASNNKEEGGSSDKRVLKVDLFSGGNGEQVFKDLETAFEETHKDVDVQLRVEKELDQVLNKENAKGEYSDVVYYNLGQPSQYTETQLNTKEVMDISDVVKEINIDPAYANSSVVQYYGDGKSYLLPLKTTPAGFFYNTELVGPGKKYELPETWDDMWELGKQLNEEGNGVKLFTYPVKGYFDNTLNALLGQSGGEEFLKNVLTYKEGVWDTKEGRQVLDTIAKLVSSENLYPDTVSNANAKDGFTINQQAVIDGKALFMPNGDWIVNEMEKTTPEKGFHWGLMPLPALKEGGDRYVASMTEQVWIPKQAKNADDAKEFLKFIYSDKGVEIMAKYGNVVPTKGFQDKVDTMEDGYTKEFFSVYKDAKTVIGAFSGYDTNTLANFDLKATVFGPIDEIATGKTTVDEWQKSLSKAWKDLAANPLK; this is encoded by the coding sequence ATGAAAAAATTGGTAGCTTTAACTTGTGCCGGTTTAATGGCAGCAAGTGTTGTTACTGGATGTGCTAGCAACAACAAAGAAGAAGGGGGTTCTTCAGACAAACGTGTTTTGAAAGTTGATCTTTTCTCAGGAGGAAACGGAGAACAGGTATTTAAAGATTTGGAAACTGCTTTTGAAGAAACACATAAAGATGTAGATGTACAGCTTCGTGTAGAAAAAGAATTAGATCAGGTATTAAATAAAGAAAATGCGAAAGGTGAATATTCTGATGTTGTTTACTACAACTTGGGACAGCCTTCTCAGTATACAGAAACACAGTTAAATACAAAAGAAGTAATGGATATTTCTGATGTAGTAAAAGAAATTAATATTGACCCAGCTTATGCAAACAGTTCTGTTGTTCAGTATTATGGTGATGGTAAATCTTATTTGTTGCCTTTAAAAACAACACCAGCTGGATTCTTCTATAACACAGAATTGGTTGGCCCAGGTAAAAAATACGAATTGCCAGAAACTTGGGATGATATGTGGGAATTAGGAAAACAATTAAATGAAGAAGGAAATGGTGTAAAACTATTCACTTATCCAGTAAAAGGATACTTTGACAACACATTAAATGCACTTCTTGGTCAATCTGGAGGAGAAGAATTCCTAAAGAATGTATTAACATATAAAGAAGGTGTATGGGATACAAAAGAAGGACGTCAAGTTCTTGACACAATCGCTAAACTTGTTTCATCTGAAAACTTATATCCAGATACAGTATCAAATGCTAATGCGAAAGATGGATTTACAATTAACCAGCAGGCTGTTATTGATGGAAAAGCATTGTTTATGCCAAATGGTGACTGGATTGTAAATGAAATGGAAAAAACAACTCCTGAAAAAGGATTCCATTGGGGATTAATGCCTTTACCAGCTCTTAAAGAAGGTGGAGATCGTTATGTTGCATCTATGACAGAACAGGTATGGATTCCAAAACAAGCTAAAAATGCAGATGATGCAAAAGAATTCTTAAAATTTATCTACTCTGATAAAGGTGTAGAAATCATGGCTAAATATGGTAATGTTGTTCCTACAAAAGGATTCCAGGATAAAGTAGATACAATGGAAGATGGTTATACAAAAGAATTCTTCAGTGTATATAAAGATGCTAAAACTGTAATTGGTGCATTCTCTGGATATGATACAAATACATTGGCTAACTTTGATTTGAAAGCAACAGTATTTGGACCAATTGATGAAATCGCAACAGGTAAAACAACTGTTGATGAATGGCAGAAATCACTTTCTAAAGCTTGGAAAGATTTAGCTGCAAACCCATTGAAATAA